The DNA window CCTGACAAGGAGACAAACAGATCAGGCTGGTTAAAaggaaatattaatatttaaagagaaacacagattTGAAAATTTTGACACACAAATGCCGAAAATTCCAGGTAACAAAATCCAAAGAAGTGGATCTGATCTGGATCTGAATCAATTTTCTGAGATTGTAACAAATCCACATAGTAAAAGTCTGTCCCCTGCAGTAAAGTTTgtatttaaatactttaaagGGTAATTACATAAAGTACCTTTATGCCCTGAGCTTTCTACTTTAAATACAAGAAGAAAGTGCTGGGagagaaaactgaaaatttaTATTCATTTCCCAGCGAGCTGCTACTCTGTAGAGATCTTTGTACATCTACAGCACCTCCGTGGGTTGAGAATACAAAGTCTACACGGCTACAGgagtttctttctttagttCAAACTTGTAACATACACCTGTTAGTTGGGGTTGGATCACGTCCACAGCATAAACAAACCGCTGTGGAGTTTTGGAACTGTACCGAGACCATCTGCCAGAGCCTGGCCATGCCAATCAAAGTAAGACCAAATAGGCATTGTTTTGGTCCACACCAAGTACAATTACTGTTCACACCTGGACAATCGAACCATACCAAGGAGGAAAACTAACCCATGTTTGATTTAAATATGATGACATATCATGACAGtaaagatggcgccggtgtACGTGGCTGCTCGTCTGTCGCtgtcagttttgtttgtttttatattgctCCTGTCGTGTGTCACTCAAGAAATCGGGTCATTACTGGTGTACGATCGCCAATCGCTTCTGAACCTCCGAAGTTCTGGACAAAATACAGCTCCATTTTCTAACGGAGGTCAGAATTCATGGTGTCCGTTGCTGTCACATATCCCAACTTGCCCATGCCGTGCAGTCATGCTACCTCCCCGGCGTAGACGTCGGGGTAGGCGCAGTGGTCGGCTGGTTAAACTCAAGATCTCTTTAGCACACCATCCCACTACCGTCAAAGGAATACAGAGATTATTTCCTGGAGTTTTTGTGCACCGACGTTTCCTGGACCCCGTGGGTTCCTGCCTCATCCCCGTGGTCTGCCAGGATGATGCACCGCTCCTCCGTGACCCCTGTCCCCCTCGGCTCAACGTGCGCCGGGCGAACCTCCGCAATCTGAGGCCGCTGTGTCGGACCCCCTGTGCCGCTGGGGTTTTTACCTCATCCCCGGCTCCTGTCAGGATTGGGCTGGTAAACGCCAGATCGCTGGTGAACAAATCTTTTATTCTGAATGAGTTATTCACCTCCTGGAAACTAGACTTCATGTGTGTCACGGAGACTTGGCTTAATACTGGTGAGTCCAGTACTTTATCTGAACTCTTACCAGCGGGTTGTTCCTATTTTAACACACCAAGGACatcagggagaggaggaggtacggcggttgtttttaaaaaggattttaaatgtaaacagtGTGTTTTACAGCCCTCGTTTTCCAGCTTTGAGCTCACGTGTTTTGAAGTTAATCGCTCTAACTCTGTGCTCTTTGCTGTTATTTATCGTCCCCCTAAATACAATAAGAATTTCATAAATGACTTTTCAGAATTTCTAGCTGGGATTATGCCCAACTACGATCATGTTCTTATTGTGGGAGATTTTAATATCCATGTCTGCTGTCCTGATAAACCTCTGGTGAAGGAGTTTTTAAGCCTCATTGACTCTTTTAATCTGGTCCAGTCCGTACCTGGTCCCACACATGAACACGGACACACACTAGACCTGGTCTTGTCACACAGTCTACCTGTGTCTAATGTGGAAGTGACTGACACTGCTTTCTCTGACCATATGGCTGTATTATTTGATGCTGTGTTTTCACGCACTACAGCTCAAACCGGTGCTCCTGTTCGCCGCTGTCGGATTATTAACCCTTTCACTGCTGCCCAGTTCTCAACTGCTTTTAACCAGCTGTCTATCCCCGCCGATCGTACTCCCTTGGACACAGAGAACCTCAGCTCCTGGTTTCAATCTTCTTGCCTTACCATTCTGGACTCTGTGGCACCATTAAAAACCAGGAAGCCCAAGGCTAAAACCGATCCTTGGTTTAATGACGCCACTTGGACTGTGAGGAGGGAGTGTCGTAGAGCTGAACGCAGATGGAAGAGGGACAAACTGCAGGTGTCTCTTCAAATCCTAAAGGACTGCTGGCGCCTCTATCAGGATGCAATCAAAGAGGCTAAAAGAAAATACTTCTCAAAGATCATTTCCTCCAACAGTCACAATCCACGTGTGTTATTTAAATCTATTGACTTAGTCTTAAATGCTCCACAAACTGTTTGGAGGCCTCTCATAAACTGTCTAATgatttgatgtgttttttcATTGAGAAGGTTGCAACCACGCGGGCTCTCATTTCTTCTCCTGAGTCTGACCCCTCTGTCTTGATCCCTTGCTCTGCTGTTTTTAACCAGTTTGAGCCTGTGTCTCTTTCTTATTTAGAGGATGTGGTTGGCCACCTGAGGCCCTCTGGTTCCCCAAATGATCCTGTCCCACCACAATTTTTTAAGGAGATTTTTCCTAGCATAGGCCAGGCTGTTCTTAGTGTTATAAACAGCAGTTTAATATCTGGTGTAGTCCCTGCTAATTTTAAGCATGCGGTAGTACAACCCTTGCTTAAGAAACCTGCCCTGGACCACACTGTATTGGCTAACTGCAGACCTATCTCCAAGTTGTCTTTTATGTCTAAAATCTTAGAGAAAATTTTACATTGCCAATTGATGgattttttaaatgagaatggTATCCTGGAGGTCTTTCaatcaggttttaaaaactTGCATAGCACGGAGTCAGCACtcttaaaggtttttaatgATATCCTCCTTTCCTGTGACTCTGGCAATCATGTTGTTCTTGTCCTCCTTGACCTAACAGCTGCCTTTGACACTGTAGATCACAACATTTTACTGTCTCGCTTGCACCATCTTGCAGGCATTCGTGGTACTGCTTTGAAATGGTTTAGGTCTTATCTTTGCGACAGAACTTTTAGTGTTAACTTTTTAGGGTATGAGTCTTCCTCTGCCACTTTTCAGTCTGGGGTCCCGcagggctcaattttagggcctctgcttttttcattatatttacAGCCCCTGGGAACCATCCTCAGAAGGCATGGAATATCCTTCCACTGCTATGCTGACGACTGTCAGATCTATCTGCCTCTGAAGCAGAACGATGCCTTCTCTATTAAGCCACTTTTAGCATGTCTAGAAGACATTAAATCTTGGATGTCCCTAAACTTTCTAAGATGCAATTCCAGCAAAACTGAGGTCATTCTGTTTGGTCCTAGTGGACCTTGTGAACCCTCTGCTATTGATTTGGGACCCCTGGCAGagtattttaaatctgttgttacAAACCTGGGTTTTAAGatggacagtgattttaaattagaTAGTCAAATTAGGGGTACTgtcaagtccagtttttatcatcTAAGGCGCTTGGCAAAGATAAGACCTATTTTATCTCAGCCGCATCTTGAAACGgtaatccatgcttttatttcatgtcgtttagattactgtaatgcactaTATTGTGGAGTTAGTCAGCATCTTCTCTCTcgtctgcagctggtccaaaatTCTGCTGCACGACTTTTAACCAGAACTCGTAAAAGAGAGCACATAACTCCCGTCCTGGCTTCACTCTATTGGCTGCCTGTATATCTTAGAGTTCACTTTAAAATtctcatgtttgtgtttaaatgtttaaatggtcTTGCCCCAacttacctctctgagcttctgcatcCTTACTCACCCCCCAGgactctcaggtcagctgacaagctgctcctggaggtacccAGGTCCaagaggaagctcagaggggacagggccttctctattgCTGCTCCTAATCTGTGGAACAATCTTTCCCAGCAcattagagaggccccttcactgtccacttttaaaacacgtcttaaaactcatttttactCTTTGGCTTATGACACAGTCTGAccctgattttattgttttaatctaatgtgctgattttattgttttaaatgtgtttatatatatattacttatcttatattattattactatttttctcattttttttaacatgctcAATGTATCATGTTTGGCATGTcaagtgtacagcactttgtgttcagCTCGTGGCTGATctgaaagcgctatataaataaattgcttgCTTGCTTAAATAGATTAAACGGCACAGGTGTGAAAACACCCCAAGTCACAATTGGAGCAATGCAACCATGCAAGCAGATGAAGGTAGAAGTTTAACATTATGATTGAGCAGTGATTTCACAGTACTACTTCTGGTGCAAAAGGGTACTTGAGTATGTTGTATCCTGTGTAAATCTGGCTTTGGGGGTGGTTATAAAATGATTAATATTTGTATCGGTTCTGTTCAGGTTTATTGTATGGCTTCACTGTTGTATTTTAAGAGATattgtagtttgtttttcttctcaaaTTACTGTCACACTGTTAAAATATTTTCTATAAACTGATGTATTTTTCTTAGCTGCGGggaggcagatggctgcccctccctgagcctggttctgctaaaaggtttcatcctgttaaagggagtttttccttcccactctcaGTCAACGCTGTCACTGTTTGCTGATCTAACCTACTATCAACTGAGCAGCCATAAAAATAATCACTCTGAAGGAAAAACTGCTGAAGCACCTTTGAATGGGAAGGACATATTTAAAGAAGCACAGATCACTGTTGATGTTGAGACAGTGCAACATATATACGTGGTCACTTCTGGTCTTTCTGACAATTTACACCAAAAATATGAGCATTTCAACAATGCTATTCAAACCATATTTTGAAAAACCATGTCATTATTTGTTAATGCATAATAAACAAAGCTTGCTTCAATTGGACTCTAAAGATTGGGTTCTTAAATATTTGcaatttcctcagaagtgaaTAATATGTGATTTTGAGTTTGTTTAGTAGCATTAtcaaaaacaaagtgtttttaaaatgtcttaCATCAacaatgatttttttccctctgaatTTTTAGATATACTTTTTTAGCTCTTAAAATAAATTctttgagaaagaaaaataaaggataTAGGTACAAAAACTGTGACTGATTTCCAGATTTTAGGATTCATTCCTCTGACACTCACTGAGTCAGGGCCGTGTGTGTCTGAACATCCAAATTAAATTTGTTGTCTTTCTTAGCTAGATCATTCATTGCCTAACATCAGTTTAAACTGTTTcattaatgaatgaatgaatgaattaattaattaattaatgaattaatgaaCACACAGTGTAACACCtacataaatgtattttatcagTACATCAATAATTGTGCTTTACTTCTTAAAACTGCTTCATAGTTtctataaacattttaaataacatCTTTTCATTCATTGTATTAACGAATTAACATTTTAGAAATGACTCTATTGCTATTACATATGTTTTCTTTCACTCTGGAggccacatcatgaattaaacctaaatgttaaatgaagcaaaacatgaataaaaacaacttgaATATCAAATTTCCCTGGATTACTATTACATCTCACTGCACCGACACAGTTTTGGGTCTATAATGACACCTAGTGGGTCGGTGTGGTAATACTGCAGGAAGGTTTTACACGGAGGGATTCCTGTATGTTCAGGGTGTGCCCGGCCTCTACAgacctatggtagctgggatacgCTCCAGCTCCACTGCGTCCAGATAGGGATAAGCGCAAGAggacgaatggatggatgggtttatgtgaaatatatttgttgttgtttcagttGTTGTTTTACTAAAATATTTCTATCTGATCAGATGAAGCATAAAACCCTTATTTGCTGTCAGGATAATTACTGGTAAAATGTCTTTCTCAAAACCATATTAAGACATAAATATAATTTAGAGTTATACTCTGACAGCTGAAACACCTTTAAAGTACCTGCAGAGCAGGTGAGCCGAGAAAAGCCCCTGAGAATTAAGTGCGGACTTTTTCAATTGCTGGGTGTGGGAGTGTAAACACGAAGAGGCGATAccttaaaactgaaactgaaacaaaaacgGGCACTCACAGAGTGGCACAAACAAGTGTTTGACGGGCTGAAAGTTCTCATGTTAGTGTAGAATTGCAGATAAAATGGATCAATATCCGTATCCACTGTTTTTTGAAGCCACTGACtttacagacagagagaaggagaaagtgAGGAGATACTTTCAGAAAAGGCGAGACTCCGGGGGTGGCGACTGTGGAAATCTTGAAAAACTCGGAGGAAGCGTTTATAAAATCTGTTTCAAGGAAAAAGAAGGTAGGACAGTCGgtcatttgtaaaaaaaaaaaaaaaaaaaaaaaaaaaaaattagatttgTGTTTAAATTCAGGCTATTTCAGTGACTCTGTTTATGGATGTTTTCCAGATCAAGACAGAGTTTTGCAGAGGAAGTTTCACACCATCACTCTTCCGAGTGGAGAAGTGCGGCTGACCGTGAGCCGGACAAGTTCACCACAGACCTCTGACCAGCCATCGACAAGCCAATCACTGGTACAGTTTACTGCACTTTCAAACATGACTTTTGGTTACAGTAAAAACTGAGCGCCAGAATAATGTGGCCAAATCAGTTTAAGAGGAATGAGTTAGCCTCCAGGGGAAGTTGGACAGCTGAGGACAATATTGACaaaaacaatttctttgttatagttttcatttcattgtgactcagtgttttcagtgacTGACAGTTCTCAGGCTTTTTTCACTTCTGAGTGTCGCTGTTAATACAGAGTGTAAAATACATGTTCAGCATTGTTTAAATAAGAACACATTACCTGAAAAATACATCATGGCACACTGTGCAGATACAGATATAATATTTAGTATTAAAGCCTTTGTAGACAAGCAAGTAACCAATGCCATGTATGATACTCCACTTCCATATCATCAAAgatactgttttttaaaaacaaaacaaaacacataggTCATAAAAGGCCAGATGGTAACACtctcactggacactttattaggtacaccttgagAGTAACAGGGAagacttcagtgctgctttaAATCTTTGCAGTTAAATTTTTATTATAATGTTGTgatgttatttgagttactgtttccTTCCTATCAagtcaaagcagtctggccatcctctgacctctgacatcaagaaGACGTTTTCATGCAGAGaattggatattttctctttttcattccATTCTCTGTAATCCCTGGAGATGGTTGTgtaggaaaatcccagtagatatatatatctgaaatacaacaaaatattaAATTCTTTGTGGAATCCATTGACACTGCATCCCGTTGGCACACAAATGAAATAATATTGTGTTCTAAATTAGCACCAGTCATTGCATTCTACTTTCAGTTACATTGTGCACAATATCCTGTCCGTTTTAGAAACAGGGTTGTAGTATATTTCTGTTCTAACACAGTGTCAGAGTCAGATAtaacaatcaaaaacaaaaacatataaacagatattaatttaatgtgtttttatcaACATAGGACTGTATGAATCTGTCCCGAATTCGACAAGtggcacaaaaacaaaccaatggAGGCCCCAGTAGAGTGCAATCAGATGAAGAGTTTATTAAGAACACACATAGTTttgcagggatagctcagtaggtagagtggtggccccatgatcggaaggtcgggggttcaactccactgaacggctaccctgaggtaccgctgagcaaggtaccgtccctacacactgctccccgggcgctgcactggcggctgcccactgcttcactgggtgaatgggttaaatgcagaggaactatttccctatggggactaacacgcacactttacactttacatGCGGGAAGAAGTACACAGCATCACATCAGCATATGTCTTCTGCCCAAAAATACACAGAGAATGGTTTATATATCATCAGGGTTTGACACCCCCTCTTGCATTGTAtaacatatttttgtatttctaaGAACATCATTTGTATCTTGTACAGACAATGAGATGATTTTTAGAGCTACGGTCAGACACAGAAGTTCTTTTCCGAAATATGGCGATGATTTCAGGCCCTGGAGGTCCCCGTGGACTTGTCCTCCTGTTGACCCATCTTCTGTCACCTGTTACTAAGTAAACTCAAATGCCACAGGTTGTAACAAGAAGCTGAATACATTCAGGCCTTCACTCAAGCCTGTTTCTAGATTATATGTACTATATGTGTTTTGTAAGTGTGTATGCAGTTTTAACCTTCTGTTGCTCTTAAGTCACCTACACAATAGATTGCCTGGACATTTGTGCCAAACAAAGCTTGAGACTTTTAATTGACTGAGCTTTAACTCTTTACTGAGCACAAAatgcaatgtgtataaaatgGTCTTAGCTGTACCTGTAATAAAAAGGTTAATATAAAGTCAGCAGGTTTTAATAAACATCTTAATGCAGTATCAATACTATAGATTATATCATTAATGATGCAGAATATATTGTAGccacaaaataatttctttaattCCACAGTGGCAAATGCTGTGGCAACTgctcaacaacttttttttagaactggtttatttaaccctttaagacctaccatagaaccaagtcagccagagcttatattatatttttacatgctgtagtgccatttctgggagcatttcaagtttctatacatcaatacaacccaaattttaataatatgtatgcattaagtgcatagtaattacataatttgcaaaaaagtgcaataaactacacatttttgttttgtttttttaacatatatttctagttagaaaaatataagaggcttatccctcaaaactgtaaatacaaaaaagttgcacaaaatagtttcccaccacaggaaatttattttaagtgtcttcatagttttgtttttgaaatacaccaaattttatatactgcaggaaaaacgaaaataaataaacttgctgcaagtgctttttatgcagtttttgcaaagctatatgtggaaggaaactgtgacctaggacaagctgatggcataagatgtaagtacaactcctccggcttcatatacaaaaaaattattgcgctagcttacttgGTTGCAGCGCTAcggggatttaaaaatagctaTGCAAAACAGAGTGTGCCCGCTCCGAccagctttaaagggttaagaaaCAAATACTAAGACatgtcttttttctcttaagAGTTGCTGATTAAAATGGTGTTTGAGTGTTGGACGTTGTGGAGCTAGGGCTGGACGGTTGGACGTTAAATCAAAATTGTGATTAATTAAACATTTTCCTCAGGTTCGAATAATGAATGATTATGATTGTAAAGTAAGCACACAAAAACTAGGTTTGTGCTGTAAATATACTGAACCACTAAAACTGAGATAGTTTTGGTATTTTCCCATAGttgtcttctttttgtttgatgTTGTCTTTACTATAGCCACATATATGTCCAAGCAATGGAAATGGTAATTATATTTGGCAGTGTTTTATGTTTCCTCCATGAAGGGGGTCATTAATGCCACAGACTGGACATATACTGGACATAGCAGAGATAGTACATAATGGATGAAGAATATGATTCATTTTTGACTTACTGCCCAACCCTATGTGGTAAATTGTTTACAATAAGTAGCCCATCTTTAAGCATCAACTGACAAATTTGTTtgatttctttccttctttcagaTCTCTAGAAACCCAAACATAAAAGGTCTTGAGAAGACTTTCAGGATAGATGTTTTCCTGATGTTTTTCCTGAGAGACAACTGTAAAGCATACAAATTTTTGGAAAAACAACTGTCTTCAATCGGCTGCACAGTGGAGCTAAATTTTGATGAAGAGGAGGTTTTGGTTAGAGGGGAGGTTGACAAGGGTCCAGGAGGAGGATTTGGTGGTGCTGCAGAGAAATGGGAGTATCAGGTGGATCAGGTCTTCGTCCAGCTCACCGAGACCTACCTCTGCTATCATGTGCTTGAACCAAAACAGATGAAAATGGTACTGCAGGACTCGGCCTTTAAGACAGATGATATCAAAGTTTACACAGAGAGTGGCTATGCTGTGGTTGTAGGAGAGGTTGATGGCATGAAGGAGAAGATTGCAATTCTGGAAAAAAGCCTACCCACCAAAAAGGAAGTGCCAATTGTGGAGAAGAAGTTCAAGCTCATAGAAGAAGAGTACAATCGAGAAATGCGTGCTAATTGTCCAGAGGTTGCAATCATCAGAGGTAGTGCCATGATCACTTTGGAGGGCCCTGACAAAGAGGTGCAGTCAGGAGCTGCAAAACTGGTTGAACTGATTAAGAACGTAAAGGAGAAGAGCGTTAAGTTCCCTACAGCTCTGCTAACCTTCATGAAGACCAGTGATGCCATCCCAAAATACCAAACTCGCTTCCAGCAGAGCCTCAGAAACCCTGTTTTCTTTGAGGTGGGTGCAGATCTGGTTCTGTCCAGTTTGTCCTCTGATGCTCTGAATGAGGCCGAGGCAGCAGTAATGAGAGACTTTAAAGTGACCACTGTACAGCTGCAGGGTGCAATAGATCTCAACAGGTTGAAAGAAATTCTGATGAAAGCCAAGTACGAGGCAAACAGTAGAGAGTTCAGAGTGGACATCAGCTACATGCCAGGCGCCAGGGGAACCTCAACAACCAACGTCCAACTGGTGGGCTACAGTGAAAATGTGGCCAAGCTCAATGAAGTTCTTCATGACTTCCAGTTGAATCAAGTTGCAACTCTAGAAGCCATCAATCTGCTTCATCCTGAAATGGTCGACTGTTTTAATAAAATCTTAGACTTGATTGGCATGAAGCAGACCAAGGTGACCTTACAAGCCTCACATTTTCCAAATCCTTGTGTGTTGGTGTCTGGTCCTCGATGTCATGTTCAGGAGGCCAAGGAGGCCCTAACATCAACTCTAGACAGTGTTGTAGTAGACACTTTGACTCTAGATGGACCAGGGGCTCAGCAGTACTTCCAGGAAGAGGGTAAAGTGACTAAAGAGCTGATAGAGGGTTCCTGTCACGTCATTATCCGAGATAAGCAAACTGCAGCCATCCCAAATGTGCAAAGACCACGAAACACCAGCAGACTCAGCGACACACCTAGATCTCtcagctacagcagcagcatgtACAGCACAGTTGGAAACTCTGCAATCAACAGAACAAACCTGAAGATCAAACTCAGCAGTTTAGAAAATGAACAGGTTTGATTATTTCCATTCAATTCTAGTTCCCATAAtcccaaaataaaatatcaacaTTCATGTTATTCAATATTATTTCTGCAGGCGGATGTTCTGGTGGTCCCCATGCTCAACAAACAGCTAACTTCGACAAATATTGGCAACAGTTTTTTGGCCAAAGCTGGGAATatattaaagttaaagtttGATTCAGTCTTAGCCAGTTGTGCCCTCGCCCCTGGTGATGTTCAGCTGGTTGATGCACCTCCATCTCTGGGCTGCTCCAAGATTTTCTTCATTGAGTGCTTGCCTTGGGACGGAGTAAGAGGAAAGAGCGTTCAGGTAAAATTGAGGACTTTCATTAACACTTCTGGTGatggaaaacacaaaagaaaagataattaaagataataaaatactaAATTAATGCCAAAATATTAATGCACAAACCAGATAACTGCAAAGGAAGATTTATGCAACCAAACTGAACTTTTTTGTGGATCCCACAGTTTTCCGTGCTCTGTTGCAGTGTGCAATACAAGAGTTAAGTTTGAAAGCattgtttaaaaatatgtaaattttGATTTGCAGGCTCTTGGTAATGGTCTAAAAAAGTGTCTGAAGCTTTGTGTACGGCAGAATTTTGGTTCAGTGGCCATTCCAATCATTGGGGCAGGTGTTATTTTAAAATACCCGCTGAGAGAAGCCATTCAAGTGTTGACTGACGTCATTCACCAGTTTGGATTATCTGCATCCTCTGGATCTCTTACAAACATCCACATTGTCATTAAACCTGGTTACCCTGATTCTGAGGAGGTCAGTGTCAGTTGATATGTCCTGATCTGATCTGTAACATGCAGGAATCAATTATCTATCatgttattctgtgtttttatctACAGTGCTACCACGATGTCTACAAACAGCTCAGCTTAAATATGAACCAGGGAGGCCAAGGTAAACTAGCACTACTCATACTGTCTTCATTATGTGACATTAATGCATAGTGAGCAGATAAAAACATTCATTAAGCCAGTCCCATATTTTACCATCTTCATTAGTACCCTCAGTCATCAGATTAAATATATCAAACAATAGCTAATGTGTGGTCTTCTTCCTCTCAGCAATCTTCAGGTCCCTCACCAGCGACCTAGATGACATCATCATGACAGTGGGAAGCGCGGTTAAACTACACGTGGTGTTTGGTGACATCACTAATGAGACTACAGATGCTGTGGTGAACACAACCAACTTCAAAAGTTTTGACCTTGGTAGGTGAAACTGGGAAAGACAAGAAGATGTAGTGAGCAGGACAACCCAGTTGCAtctgtaaaattatttttatccaCAATGGTAGCATAGCTCTTTACGGATGGCAAAGGCAGACAGCTGTTCATTAATATCTGCACAGAAATGGGGATAGCCATATGAATATAATCTTTGAAGATCAAAGTTTTCATCTAGCATTATCAGTAGGTCACGTATATTAGCTAAAAACCATATAATTATATATACTCAGCAAAAATACAATAGATAGTCATGGTCCAGCAGCATAAGTAATTATGCCACTACTTTCTAATGCACATGGGCCAGCAAAACTAGATAACTTTTTGTATTTGGGATCTAGTACTGATCATGGTTATAGTTTcacatattatataattccctcGAAGCACAGACCAACGCAATTGGTTTTCTGTcactggtttatttgaagactgCTCTCCAAAGCCACCGTGAAAACTACACAGCATTAACAACATAAAGACTCAACGTAAGACACAGCGCCTAAAATAACact is part of the Maylandia zebra isolate NMK-2024a linkage group LG3, Mzebra_GT3a, whole genome shotgun sequence genome and encodes:
- the LOC101465440 gene encoding protein mono-ADP-ribosyltransferase PARP14; this encodes MDQYPYPLFFEATDFTDREKEKVRRYFQKRRDSGGGDCGNLEKLGGSVYKICFKEKEDQDRVLQRKFHTITLPSGEVRLTVSRTSSPQTSDQPSTSQSLISRNPNIKGLEKTFRIDVFLMFFLRDNCKAYKFLEKQLSSIGCTVELNFDEEEVLVRGEVDKGPGGGFGGAAEKWEYQVDQVFVQLTETYLCYHVLEPKQMKMVLQDSAFKTDDIKVYTESGYAVVVGEVDGMKEKIAILEKSLPTKKEVPIVEKKFKLIEEEYNREMRANCPEVAIIRGSAMITLEGPDKEVQSGAAKLVELIKNVKEKSVKFPTALLTFMKTSDAIPKYQTRFQQSLRNPVFFEVGADLVLSSLSSDALNEAEAAVMRDFKVTTVQLQGAIDLNRLKEILMKAKYEANSREFRVDISYMPGARGTSTTNVQLVGYSENVAKLNEVLHDFQLNQVATLEAINLLHPEMVDCFNKILDLIGMKQTKVTLQASHFPNPCVLVSGPRCHVQEAKEALTSTLDSVVVDTLTLDGPGAQQYFQEEGKVTKELIEGSCHVIIRDKQTAAIPNVQRPRNTSRLSDTPRSLSYSSSMYSTVGNSAINRTNLKIKLSSLENEQADVLVVPMLNKQLTSTNIGNSFLAKAGNILKLKFDSVLASCALAPGDVQLVDAPPSLGCSKIFFIECLPWDGVRGKSVQALGNGLKKCLKLCVRQNFGSVAIPIIGAGVILKYPLREAIQVLTDVIHQFGLSASSGSLTNIHIVIKPGYPDSEECYHDVYKQLSLNMNQGGQAIFRSLTSDLDDIIMTVGSAVKLHVVFGDITNETTDAVVNTTNFKSFDLDGVCKDILTVAGPEVEAKLKAAKVNRGQIFETQSGNFPCKTILHVHGKQDEVLIEQLVCGIMRYCEIHKYNSVAIPAMCAGAGGLNPAIVAGAILRGIKSSASIMTSLTNIRLVLIKIDVFLTFKEEAMQMYSPAVINRVLPVLPVLPVQVQQQQPPHSVSAYLSSLQISSTSQQSVFTFLGLSKKDVDDAMEKLKHQYHTQCSSNTFSKEELELLDQDDMMELKELVESEGLFMQTDQSGALTVSGLKGGVTRVMQKMNQCQLMGLANEVRVREEEELYHRVVWCILAHNGNWERLPRTANHQLENNELTEGITDAQGLVWEVNLQMMVATQQLNRQAMKLKRLENLTDFTFPLYWDSMAASESMKVIPLESSSPEYQTVKEAFKRTVTKTVMKIERLQNVHLRRAYEAQKKLISDKNAHEGGAGEKLLYHGTTQDNCDSIMKTGFNRRFAGQNATSYGRGTYFAVKASYSAHPTYSKPAADGSQLMFVARVLTGVYTLGQSDMKVPPPRDPQQPHDRYDSVVDRIDNPSMYVVFHDNQAYPDYLITFK